A single genomic interval of Microbacterium sp. LWO14-1.2 harbors:
- a CDS encoding phage holin family protein produces MARGYRDRAEDSLLSLIGDLPELIGNLVKAEIDAAKVWISKTAKDAGIGSVWFLVALFFLFWAVPVILVFAIAGLSSWWPVWLSALAVLGILILAVLFFALLGILKFRKVLRRQNPAQAVGDDIRIVKEAGDDEL; encoded by the coding sequence ATGGCTCGCGGATACCGCGATCGCGCCGAGGACAGCCTGCTGTCGCTGATCGGCGATCTGCCCGAACTCATCGGCAACCTCGTCAAGGCCGAGATCGACGCGGCGAAGGTGTGGATCTCGAAGACTGCGAAGGACGCCGGGATCGGCTCCGTCTGGTTCCTCGTCGCGCTGTTCTTCCTGTTCTGGGCCGTGCCGGTGATCCTCGTGTTCGCGATCGCGGGGTTGTCGTCGTGGTGGCCGGTGTGGCTCTCGGCGCTGGCCGTGCTCGGCATCCTGATACTCGCCGTGCTGTTCTTCGCGCTGCTCGGCATCCTGAAGTTCCGCAAGGTGCTCCGTCGCCAGAATCCCGCCCAGGCGGTCGGCGATGACATCCGAATCGTGAAGGAAGCCGGCGATGACGAACTCTGA
- a CDS encoding uroporphyrinogen-III synthase — protein MTDSKQDRPLSGWRILVPRGGPWGDGVAASLRAQGAVPVVAPLINFAPTTDQAALDVALAQLADGVYDWLTVTSATTVDVMFAHRAVVPRSTKIAAVGETTAAALQAVGYEVALVPEQDNSAEGMAEQLIALETEPRRILALRSEIAKPVLSVLLQEAGHDVDSVVAYRTVGVPVTDRIKRDVENGRINAILITSGSVAAQVREQFPEIPDDTLLAAIGPRTARDADKAGLPITVIADRQTVDALIEAVSSFTLPHAADELAP, from the coding sequence ATGACTGATTCGAAGCAGGACCGACCGCTGAGCGGGTGGCGCATTCTCGTGCCCCGCGGCGGACCGTGGGGCGATGGCGTCGCCGCGAGTCTGCGTGCCCAGGGGGCGGTTCCCGTGGTGGCGCCCCTCATCAACTTCGCGCCGACGACCGACCAGGCGGCGCTCGACGTCGCGCTGGCACAGCTCGCCGACGGCGTGTACGACTGGCTGACCGTGACGAGTGCGACGACGGTCGACGTGATGTTCGCTCATCGCGCCGTCGTGCCCCGCAGCACGAAGATCGCGGCGGTGGGCGAGACGACCGCCGCCGCGTTGCAGGCCGTCGGGTATGAGGTCGCCCTCGTGCCCGAGCAGGACAACTCCGCCGAGGGGATGGCGGAGCAGCTCATCGCTCTCGAGACCGAGCCCCGCCGCATCCTCGCCCTGCGCAGCGAGATCGCGAAGCCCGTGCTGAGCGTGCTGCTGCAGGAGGCAGGGCATGACGTCGACAGCGTCGTCGCGTACCGCACGGTGGGGGTGCCGGTCACGGATCGCATCAAGCGCGACGTCGAGAACGGGCGCATCAACGCGATCCTCATCACGAGCGGGTCGGTCGCCGCGCAGGTGCGCGAGCAGTTCCCGGAGATCCCCGACGACACTCTCCTCGCGGCGATCGGACCCCGCACCGCGCGCGATGCCGACAAGGCGGGCCTGCCGATCACGGTCATCGCCGATCGGCAGACGGTGGATGCCCTGATCGAAGCCGTGTCGAGCTTCACGCTTCCGCACGCGGCGGACGAGTTGGCGCCATGA
- a CDS encoding HhH-GPD-type base excision DNA repair protein has protein sequence MALHITGDTAADALLTDNPLALLVGMLLDQQVPMETAFAGPLKIEQRTGAADAASIARMDPDEFLEAFRTSPAVHRFPGSMAARVQTLCQDIVDNWGGDAAGLWTHGDPDGAEVLRRLKALPGFGEQKAKIFLALLGKQYGFTGAGWREAAGAYGEDGSFRSVADIVSPESLTKVREHKKAMKAAAKAAKE, from the coding sequence ATGGCCCTTCACATCACCGGAGACACCGCCGCCGACGCTCTCCTCACCGACAACCCCCTCGCTCTGCTCGTCGGGATGCTGCTCGACCAGCAGGTGCCGATGGAGACAGCTTTCGCCGGCCCGCTGAAGATCGAGCAGCGCACCGGCGCTGCGGACGCCGCCTCGATCGCGCGCATGGATCCCGACGAGTTCCTCGAAGCCTTCAGGACGAGTCCTGCGGTGCATCGGTTCCCCGGTTCGATGGCCGCGCGTGTGCAGACCCTCTGTCAGGACATCGTCGACAACTGGGGCGGCGATGCAGCCGGCCTGTGGACGCACGGGGATCCTGACGGAGCAGAGGTCCTGCGGCGCCTCAAGGCGCTTCCGGGTTTCGGCGAGCAGAAGGCCAAGATCTTCCTCGCTCTCCTCGGGAAGCAGTACGGCTTCACCGGCGCGGGCTGGCGCGAAGCCGCCGGCGCGTACGGGGAGGACGGTTCGTTCCGCAGCGTCGCCGACATCGTCTCGCCCGAGTCGCTGACGAAGGTGCGCGAGCACAAGAAGGCGATGAAGGCCGCCGCCAAGGCGGCCAAGGAGTGA
- a CDS encoding DUF1801 domain-containing protein, whose product MKPTGDDVAGLIARAKPAIRRRDAETLTALMQEISGRDPQTWGTVIGFGSCHYRYPTGTEGDSALLGFAPRTAATTIYLFDGAEAHAEALSALGPHTTGASCLYIKDLDAIDLDMLRGILERSLAWMEAGGSPEAQITVTG is encoded by the coding sequence GTGAAACCCACGGGTGACGACGTCGCCGGATTGATCGCGCGAGCGAAGCCGGCGATCCGGCGACGGGATGCCGAGACGCTCACCGCCCTCATGCAGGAGATCTCCGGTCGAGACCCGCAGACCTGGGGCACCGTCATCGGCTTCGGATCCTGCCACTACCGATACCCCACAGGGACGGAGGGCGACAGCGCACTCCTCGGCTTCGCGCCGAGGACGGCTGCGACGACGATCTATCTGTTCGATGGCGCCGAGGCACATGCGGAAGCGCTGAGCGCGCTCGGTCCGCACACGACCGGCGCGAGCTGTCTATACATCAAGGATCTCGACGCGATCGACCTCGACATGCTGCGCGGCATCCTCGAACGCTCCCTGGCATGGATGGAAGCGGGCGGCTCGCCGGAGGCGCAGATCACAGTCACCGGGTGA
- the hemQ gene encoding hydrogen peroxide-dependent heme synthase: MSVEHEENPSGFTLWAVWRRNPDAPVTEADSTELETIVSYIEDSGVTVRGFYDVSGLKADADLMVWLHGDTAEELQRALRRLRRTELLRTLLPVWNVMGVHRDAEFNRSHVPGFLRGVEPKDWLCLYPFVRTPEWYLAPEGERRAMLADHGRKGAAFTGVIANTVAAFALGDYEWILPMEADDVTDLVDMMRDLRYTDARLFVKEEVPFYTGRRLRFDEIADVLQ, from the coding sequence ATGTCCGTTGAGCACGAAGAGAACCCGTCCGGCTTCACTCTGTGGGCCGTGTGGCGACGCAATCCTGACGCCCCGGTGACCGAGGCCGACTCCACCGAACTCGAGACGATCGTCTCGTACATCGAGGATTCCGGCGTCACCGTGCGCGGTTTCTACGACGTCTCCGGGCTCAAGGCGGACGCCGATCTCATGGTCTGGCTGCACGGTGACACCGCCGAGGAGCTGCAGCGGGCGCTGCGTCGTCTGCGCCGCACGGAGCTGCTGCGCACGCTGCTGCCGGTCTGGAACGTCATGGGCGTGCACCGCGACGCCGAGTTCAACCGCTCTCACGTCCCGGGTTTCCTGCGCGGCGTCGAGCCGAAGGACTGGCTGTGCCTGTACCCGTTCGTGCGGACCCCGGAGTGGTACCTCGCGCCCGAGGGGGAGCGTCGCGCGATGCTCGCCGACCACGGACGCAAGGGGGCCGCGTTCACCGGTGTGATCGCGAACACGGTCGCCGCGTTCGCGCTCGGCGACTACGAGTGGATCCTCCCGATGGAGGCCGACGACGTGACCGACCTCGTCGACATGATGCGCGACCTGCGGTACACCGACGCGCGCCTGTTCGTGAAGGAGGAGGTGCCCTTCTACACCGGCCGCCGTCTGCGCTTCGACGAGATCGCGGACGTGCTGCAGTAG
- a CDS encoding epoxide hydrolase family protein: MDNTTLTFRPFTVSVSDTAVADLQDRLARTRLPQSSPTDDWDAGTPNSYLREAIAAWRDFDWAAAERRINDVPHFTTEIDGQTIHFIHVRSPHDGATPILLAHTYPGSAVDYLDLIDELVDPVAHGGRAEDAFDVVIPDAPGYGFSQPLASPGWTTARVAAAYDRLMRGLGYESYGIHGSDNGAMVARELGLRNPDGFLGLHVLQLFSFPSGDPTEFEKLEPQDYAALEHMQWFQSVGGYNAMNASRPQTVSVGLSDSPAGLLAYSELFTSFGNGTSLVPLEKILLEVSVTWFANAASGMSHSYLENARADAAAEGAAPKVNAAPTGVAVFADDFQTIRVFAERDNSNIVHWSRFDEGGHYAALERPAVLAADIRSFFAGLR, from the coding sequence CAACACGACACTCACGTTCCGCCCCTTCACCGTCTCGGTCTCCGACACCGCGGTCGCCGATCTGCAGGATCGCCTCGCCCGCACCCGCCTTCCCCAGTCGTCGCCCACGGACGACTGGGATGCCGGCACCCCCAACTCGTACCTGCGTGAGGCGATCGCAGCGTGGCGCGACTTCGACTGGGCCGCGGCGGAGCGGCGGATCAACGACGTCCCCCACTTCACGACCGAGATCGACGGGCAGACCATCCATTTCATCCACGTGCGCTCTCCGCATGACGGTGCGACGCCGATCCTCCTCGCGCACACCTACCCGGGGTCCGCCGTCGACTACCTCGACCTCATCGACGAGCTCGTCGACCCGGTCGCGCACGGCGGTCGTGCTGAGGACGCCTTCGACGTCGTCATCCCCGACGCGCCCGGCTACGGCTTCTCGCAGCCGCTCGCGTCGCCAGGCTGGACGACCGCGAGGGTCGCCGCCGCCTACGACCGTCTGATGCGGGGACTCGGTTACGAGTCGTACGGCATCCACGGCTCCGACAACGGAGCGATGGTCGCGCGCGAACTCGGTCTGCGGAATCCGGACGGGTTCCTCGGTCTGCACGTGCTGCAGCTGTTCTCGTTCCCGTCGGGCGACCCGACGGAGTTCGAGAAGCTGGAGCCGCAGGACTACGCCGCCCTTGAGCACATGCAGTGGTTCCAGTCGGTCGGCGGCTACAACGCCATGAACGCCTCGCGTCCGCAGACGGTGTCGGTGGGGCTGAGCGATTCCCCGGCCGGGCTGCTCGCCTACAGCGAGCTGTTCACCTCCTTCGGCAACGGGACTTCGCTCGTGCCGCTCGAGAAGATCCTGCTCGAGGTGAGCGTCACCTGGTTCGCGAACGCGGCGTCGGGCATGAGCCACAGCTACCTCGAGAACGCCAGGGCGGATGCCGCTGCCGAAGGCGCTGCGCCGAAGGTCAACGCGGCGCCGACCGGAGTCGCTGTGTTCGCCGACGACTTCCAGACCATCCGGGTGTTCGCCGAGCGCGACAACTCGAACATCGTGCACTGGAGCCGGTTCGACGAGGGCGGGCACTACGCCGCGCTCGAACGGCCGGCGGTGCTCGCCGCCGACATCCGCAGCTTCTTCGCCGGGCTCCGCTGA
- the hemG gene encoding protoporphyrinogen oxidase, which translates to MSHEPAPSDQTPHPDPAELAERASHRHVVVIGGGVGGLIAARECVKVGMRVTVLEAADAVGGAIRRAELDGVVLDAGAESYATRGGHVRALVTELGLADRIVRPAAGGAWVSGIPGVGAAPLPAGGILGIPSNPFQEDVRRVIGWSGVWRAYLDRVRPPLTIGHSHSLGKLVASRMGAKVRDRLVAPVTTGVYSASPDDVDVDAAAPGLNAALTSVGSLSGAVQALRDEGAAKAAKAQTPGAAVEGLVGGMSVLSDALVADIEKLGGVVRTGIRVTDVSRDGDAWTVRTDADADEHADLAELTADGVVVATSESVARELLVAAAPALAATETATAPEIEIVTLLLRAPSLRGAPRGTGVLTVPGSHTAKALTHSTAKWEWVREAAGDRHVVRVSFGAQGEPAATSALDDDGAARLALREAAALLGLPLRDEDLVAAHRSRFVQSQPASIIGSAERRDAARTAVQAVPGLAAVGAWLAGTGLAQVVPDAVDEADRLRRALLWD; encoded by the coding sequence ATGAGCCACGAGCCCGCCCCCTCGGATCAGACGCCCCACCCCGACCCCGCGGAACTGGCAGAACGCGCATCGCACCGCCATGTCGTCGTGATCGGCGGGGGAGTCGGCGGACTCATCGCGGCCCGTGAGTGCGTCAAGGTCGGCATGCGCGTCACGGTGCTGGAAGCGGCGGATGCCGTCGGCGGCGCCATCCGCCGGGCCGAACTCGACGGCGTGGTGCTGGACGCGGGCGCCGAGAGCTACGCCACGCGAGGCGGGCACGTGCGGGCTCTCGTCACGGAGCTCGGCCTGGCCGACCGGATCGTGAGGCCCGCCGCGGGAGGGGCCTGGGTCTCCGGCATCCCGGGTGTGGGCGCGGCGCCGCTGCCGGCGGGCGGCATCCTCGGCATCCCGAGCAACCCCTTCCAGGAGGACGTGCGTCGAGTGATCGGATGGTCGGGCGTGTGGCGCGCGTATCTCGACCGCGTGCGCCCTCCGCTGACGATCGGGCACAGCCACAGTCTCGGCAAGCTGGTCGCGTCGCGCATGGGCGCCAAGGTGCGGGATCGTCTTGTCGCACCCGTCACGACGGGCGTGTACTCGGCGTCGCCGGATGACGTCGACGTCGACGCCGCAGCGCCGGGACTGAACGCGGCCCTCACGAGCGTCGGCTCTCTGTCGGGCGCCGTGCAGGCGCTCCGCGACGAGGGCGCGGCGAAGGCCGCGAAGGCGCAGACTCCCGGCGCGGCGGTCGAGGGGCTCGTCGGCGGCATGTCGGTGCTGTCCGACGCGCTCGTCGCAGACATCGAGAAGCTCGGCGGGGTCGTGCGCACCGGCATCCGTGTCACCGATGTCTCGCGTGACGGCGACGCCTGGACGGTGCGGACCGATGCCGATGCCGATGAGCACGCCGATCTCGCCGAGCTCACCGCCGACGGCGTCGTCGTCGCGACCTCGGAGTCCGTGGCCCGCGAGCTGCTCGTCGCTGCCGCACCAGCGCTCGCCGCGACCGAGACCGCGACCGCTCCCGAGATCGAGATCGTGACCCTGCTGCTTCGTGCGCCGTCGCTCCGCGGCGCGCCTCGGGGCACGGGGGTCCTGACGGTGCCGGGCAGCCACACCGCGAAGGCGCTCACCCATTCGACGGCGAAGTGGGAGTGGGTGCGTGAGGCCGCCGGAGACCGGCACGTCGTGCGGGTGTCGTTCGGCGCTCAGGGGGAGCCGGCCGCGACGTCGGCCCTCGACGACGACGGGGCCGCGCGGTTGGCGCTCCGTGAGGCGGCCGCTCTGCTCGGTCTCCCCTTGCGGGACGAGGACCTCGTGGCCGCGCATCGGTCGCGCTTCGTGCAGTCGCAGCCCGCCTCGATCATCGGGTCGGCGGAACGCCGTGACGCTGCGCGCACCGCCGTGCAGGCCGTCCCCGGACTCGCTGCCGTCGGCGCCTGGCTCGCCGGCACCGGACTGGCCCAGGTGGTGCCGGATGCCGTCGACGAGGCCGACCGGCTCCGCCGGGCGCTGCTCTGGGACTGA
- the hemB gene encoding porphobilinogen synthase produces MSFPDVRMRRLRQSPAMRGLVRETSVEPRQLVLPLFVREGLTEAQPIGSMPGVAQHSLDSLRAVATEAAEAGVGGVMLFGVPAVRDARGSGADDPKGILNVATEALAAEVGDALVVQTDLCLDEFTDHGHCGVLAADGSVDNDATLERYTSMALSQARAGSQLLGLSGMMDGQVAVIRHALDAEGFTDTLLLAYAAKYASAFYGPFREAVDSQLRGDRRTYQLDPGNRREGVREAVVDEQEGADIVMVKPAMAFLDVLREVRDTVDVPVWAYQVSGEYAMIEAAAANGWIDRRASILESLLSIRRAGADAVLTYWATEAARWLRS; encoded by the coding sequence ATGAGTTTCCCCGATGTGAGGATGCGTCGGCTGCGTCAGTCGCCGGCGATGCGCGGTCTCGTTCGGGAGACCTCCGTGGAGCCGCGCCAGCTCGTGCTGCCGCTGTTCGTGCGGGAGGGGCTGACCGAGGCGCAGCCGATCGGTTCCATGCCCGGTGTCGCCCAGCACTCGCTCGACTCGCTCCGCGCGGTCGCGACGGAGGCGGCGGAGGCCGGTGTCGGCGGCGTCATGCTGTTCGGCGTGCCGGCGGTCCGCGATGCCCGGGGCTCGGGAGCGGACGACCCGAAGGGCATTCTCAACGTGGCCACGGAGGCGCTGGCCGCCGAGGTGGGCGACGCGCTGGTCGTGCAGACCGATCTCTGCCTGGACGAGTTCACCGATCACGGCCACTGCGGTGTGCTGGCAGCGGACGGCTCCGTCGACAACGACGCGACCCTGGAGCGGTACACGTCGATGGCCCTCTCGCAGGCGCGAGCCGGTTCGCAGCTGCTCGGCCTGTCGGGGATGATGGACGGCCAGGTCGCGGTGATCCGCCATGCTCTCGACGCGGAGGGGTTCACCGACACTCTGCTGCTGGCGTACGCCGCGAAGTACGCGAGCGCGTTCTACGGCCCGTTCCGCGAGGCCGTGGATTCGCAGCTGCGGGGAGACCGGCGCACGTACCAGCTCGATCCCGGCAACCGTCGCGAGGGCGTGCGCGAGGCCGTCGTGGACGAGCAGGAGGGTGCCGACATCGTCATGGTGAAGCCGGCGATGGCCTTCCTCGATGTGCTGCGCGAGGTCCGCGATACCGTCGATGTTCCCGTGTGGGCGTACCAGGTGTCGGGCGAGTACGCGATGATCGAGGCCGCCGCGGCGAACGGGTGGATCGATCGTCGTGCGTCGATCCTCGAGTCGCTGCTGTCGATCCGTCGGGCGGGCGCGGATGCCGTGCTGACGTACTGGGCGACCGAGGCGGCTCGCTGGCTGCGCAGCTGA
- the hemC gene encoding hydroxymethylbilane synthase translates to MSTPSSLSSPIRLGTRRSALAQAQSGHVAAALEKVSGRRVELVPITSEGDTNRASLSEIGGQGIFATRLREALFAGECDFLVHSLKDLPTAIPDGLTIAATPPRVDARDVAITRAGAPLHELRTGSTVGTGSPRRIAQVRRRAPHAQVVDIRGNVDSRLQRVASGELDAVILAAAGLSRLGSDSPLRREELGLAEWPTAPGQGALGVETLADAPAELLEALAALDDHDTRIAVTVERAVLEGLDAGCQAPMAAHAVLSGDEIRVRTVVYAPEGGRRIGLDVTEVLNGEYIRRNGSGNDADAADGADPMHAARELGLTLARRLLEQGAADLVSREHSS, encoded by the coding sequence ATGAGCACTCCGTCTTCGCTGTCCTCCCCGATCCGGCTGGGCACCCGTCGCAGCGCGCTCGCGCAGGCGCAGTCCGGTCATGTCGCCGCCGCCCTCGAGAAGGTGTCGGGTCGCCGCGTCGAGCTCGTGCCGATCACGAGCGAGGGCGACACGAACCGCGCCTCGCTGTCGGAGATCGGCGGCCAGGGCATCTTCGCGACTCGACTGCGCGAGGCGCTGTTCGCCGGTGAGTGCGACTTCCTCGTGCACTCGCTCAAGGATCTGCCGACGGCGATCCCCGACGGGTTGACGATCGCGGCGACCCCGCCGCGCGTCGACGCCCGTGACGTCGCGATCACGCGGGCTGGCGCACCGCTGCACGAGCTGCGCACCGGCAGCACGGTGGGTACCGGCTCGCCGCGGCGTATCGCGCAGGTGCGCAGGCGTGCACCGCACGCGCAGGTCGTCGACATCCGCGGCAACGTCGACTCGCGTCTGCAGCGCGTGGCCTCGGGAGAACTGGATGCCGTGATCCTGGCGGCTGCGGGGCTCTCGCGCCTCGGCAGCGACTCCCCGCTGCGCCGCGAGGAGCTCGGACTGGCCGAGTGGCCGACCGCGCCAGGGCAGGGAGCGCTGGGCGTCGAGACGCTGGCGGATGCTCCGGCTGAGCTGCTCGAGGCGCTCGCCGCGCTCGATGATCACGACACCCGAATCGCGGTGACGGTCGAGCGTGCCGTTCTCGAGGGTCTGGATGCCGGATGCCAGGCGCCGATGGCCGCGCACGCCGTTCTTTCGGGCGATGAGATCCGCGTCAGGACGGTCGTGTACGCCCCCGAGGGAGGGCGTCGGATCGGGCTCGACGTCACCGAGGTGCTGAACGGGGAGTATATTCGTCGGAACGGCAGTGGCAATGATGCGGATGCTGCCGATGGTGCAGACCCGATGCACGCAGCGCGCGAGCTCGGGTTGACTCTTGCCCGTCGGCTGCTCGAACAGGGGGCGGCTGACCTCGTCTCCCGAGAGCATTCTTCATGA
- a CDS encoding glutamyl-tRNA reductase, with the protein MLLCVTASHKTASFELLERLSRTPDDVASTVVDTASCVQGAVVLATCNRFEAYVEMDEPVTAAGAIGVEAVLEAVESATGISTAELDGAYEVHSGRRVAEHLFSVASGLESVVSGEGEIAGQVRRALKAARKEGTTSPELERLFQRASQAQRKVKNVTALGRAGRSLVRLALELADSRIADWSAERVLLVGTGAYAAVTLATLRERGAVDISVYSPSGRAEKFAAKHGIRPVPAADYARTAAHSSLLITCTTATEPVLTPAHLQAPTGAASLGCPVGAHSQLVIDLGMPRNVDPAVASLEGVALLDLETISLHAPLEELQATDAARTVVREAADTFHVVGSRQSVTPSVIALRSHIFSLLDSEIERARARGDEDGRVEQALRHLTGVLLHTPTARAHELAASGRADEFAAALTTLYGIEPVQPAHSSMDDDVATA; encoded by the coding sequence GTGCTGCTGTGTGTCACGGCGAGTCACAAGACCGCCTCCTTCGAACTGCTCGAACGCCTGAGCCGCACCCCCGACGACGTCGCCTCCACCGTGGTGGACACTGCGTCGTGCGTGCAGGGTGCGGTCGTCCTCGCGACGTGCAACCGGTTCGAGGCGTACGTGGAGATGGATGAGCCCGTCACCGCTGCGGGCGCCATCGGCGTCGAGGCCGTACTCGAAGCGGTCGAATCCGCCACCGGCATCAGCACCGCCGAACTCGACGGCGCTTACGAGGTGCACTCCGGTCGCCGCGTGGCCGAGCACCTCTTCTCCGTCGCCTCCGGCCTCGAATCGGTCGTGTCGGGCGAGGGTGAGATCGCCGGCCAGGTGCGCCGCGCACTCAAGGCCGCTCGCAAGGAGGGCACCACCTCCCCCGAGCTCGAGCGCCTCTTCCAGCGCGCGAGCCAGGCGCAGCGCAAGGTCAAGAACGTCACCGCGCTGGGCCGCGCCGGCCGATCGCTCGTGCGCCTTGCTCTCGAACTGGCCGACAGCCGTATCGCCGACTGGTCGGCCGAGCGCGTGCTGCTCGTCGGAACCGGCGCCTACGCGGCCGTGACCCTCGCCACGCTGCGCGAGCGCGGCGCCGTCGACATCTCCGTCTACTCGCCCTCCGGCCGCGCGGAGAAGTTCGCCGCGAAGCACGGCATCCGCCCCGTCCCCGCGGCCGACTACGCGCGCACCGCCGCGCACTCGAGCCTGCTCATCACCTGCACGACCGCGACCGAGCCCGTGCTCACCCCCGCGCACCTGCAGGCGCCGACCGGTGCAGCGTCCCTCGGATGCCCCGTCGGCGCGCACAGCCAGCTCGTGATCGACCTCGGCATGCCGCGCAACGTCGACCCCGCCGTCGCCTCCCTCGAGGGTGTCGCGCTGCTCGACCTCGAGACCATCAGCCTGCACGCACCGCTGGAAGAGCTCCAGGCGACGGATGCCGCGCGCACCGTCGTGCGCGAAGCCGCCGACACCTTCCACGTCGTCGGGAGTCGGCAGAGCGTGACGCCGTCGGTCATCGCCCTGCGATCGCACATCTTCTCGCTCCTGGACTCGGAGATCGAGCGCGCCCGCGCACGCGGCGATGAGGACGGCAGGGTCGAGCAGGCTCTGCGGCATCTCACCGGAGTGCTGCTGCACACCCCGACGGCTCGCGCGCACGAGCTCGCGGCCTCCGGTCGGGCCGACGAGTTCGCCGCCGCGCTCACGACGCTGTACGGCATCGAGCCGGTGCAGCCGGCCCACTCGTCGATGGACGACGACGTCGCAACGGCCTGA
- the hemE gene encoding uroporphyrinogen decarboxylase, which yields MALSDAPLVRALTGPRPDRTPVWFMRQAGRSLPEYRELRVGTRMLDACLTPELAAEITLQPVRRHGVDAAVFFSDIVIPLRLAGVDVEIEPGRGPVFANPVRTVEDVDRITAIDPASLDGEAVAEAVRIVTAELGETPLIGFAGAPFTLAAYLVEGGPSKEHLRARAMMHADPDAWNRLAGWLARVSRRFLEIQRDAGASVVQLFDSWAGSLSRADYLAFVAPHSRTALEGIGIPTIHFGVGTGPFLADMRLDGIADGVGVDWRMPLDEAAALVGPETSLQGNIDPALLSAPWPVLEGHVRDVVERGRAARGHILNLGHGVPPETDPDQLTRIVELVHSL from the coding sequence ATGGCCCTCTCCGACGCTCCGCTGGTGCGCGCCCTCACCGGCCCCCGCCCCGATCGCACCCCTGTCTGGTTCATGCGGCAGGCGGGCCGATCGCTTCCCGAGTACCGCGAGCTGCGGGTGGGGACGCGGATGCTCGACGCGTGCCTCACTCCCGAGCTCGCCGCCGAGATCACGCTGCAGCCCGTGCGCAGGCACGGCGTCGACGCGGCCGTGTTCTTCAGCGACATCGTCATCCCGCTGCGCCTCGCCGGTGTGGATGTCGAGATCGAGCCGGGACGCGGTCCGGTCTTCGCGAACCCCGTGCGCACGGTCGAGGACGTCGATCGCATCACGGCCATCGACCCGGCATCCCTCGACGGCGAGGCCGTCGCCGAGGCGGTCCGCATCGTCACGGCCGAGCTCGGCGAGACGCCGCTGATCGGATTCGCGGGGGCTCCCTTCACCCTCGCCGCCTACCTCGTCGAGGGCGGTCCGTCGAAGGAGCACCTGCGCGCCAGGGCGATGATGCACGCCGATCCCGACGCCTGGAACCGCCTCGCGGGCTGGCTGGCCCGGGTCTCCCGCCGGTTCCTCGAGATCCAGCGCGACGCGGGGGCATCCGTCGTCCAGCTCTTCGATTCGTGGGCCGGCTCATTGAGCCGCGCGGACTACCTCGCCTTCGTGGCCCCGCACTCGCGCACGGCGCTGGAGGGCATCGGCATCCCGACCATCCACTTCGGGGTCGGCACCGGACCGTTCCTCGCGGACATGCGCCTCGACGGGATCGCCGACGGCGTCGGCGTGGACTGGCGGATGCCGCTCGACGAAGCGGCGGCGCTCGTCGGGCCCGAGACCTCGCTGCAGGGAAACATCGACCCGGCGCTGCTCTCGGCGCCGTGGCCGGTGCTCGAGGGGCACGTTCGCGATGTCGTCGAGCGCGGTCGTGCGGCGCGCGGTCACATCCTCAATCTCGGACACGGCGTCCCGCCCGAGACCGACCCCGATCAGCTCACCCGCATCGTGGAGCTCGTCCACTCCCTCTGA
- a CDS encoding response regulator gives MLVSPDLIGIIVSLAAFCTTVLGGLHRMLARQTASLEGRFERIEERFEKIDERFEKIDARFVHLEEKFDDRFVRIEEELSQVKVAIARLEGPLPRLQRL, from the coding sequence ATGCTCGTGTCGCCGGATCTGATCGGGATCATCGTCTCCCTCGCCGCGTTCTGCACAACCGTGCTCGGCGGCCTGCACCGGATGCTCGCACGACAGACGGCCTCTCTGGAAGGCCGTTTCGAACGCATCGAGGAACGGTTCGAGAAGATCGACGAACGGTTCGAAAAGATCGACGCGCGGTTCGTGCACCTCGAGGAGAAGTTCGACGACAGGTTCGTGCGCATCGAGGAGGAACTCTCCCAGGTGAAGGTGGCGATCGCTCGCCTCGAAGGGCCCCTCCCCCGACTGCAGCGACTCTGA